A region of the Ranitomeya variabilis isolate aRanVar5 chromosome 5, aRanVar5.hap1, whole genome shotgun sequence genome:
atacgcgagagaaatcttgtatacgattgtgggaagaggagataagaggggagtagagaaggagatcttgtgaggatcggaggttgcgtgtaggaaagtaccgggagatgaggtcacagatgtaaggaggagacaggttgtggatggctttgtacgtcatggttagggttttgtactggagtctctgggcaatggggagccagtgaagggattgacagaggggagaggccggagaatagcggggggacaggtggattagtcgggcagcagagtttagaatagattggaggggtgcgagagtgtttgaggggaggccacagagcaggaggttgcagtagtcaagacgagagatgatgagggcatggactagggtttttgcagattcttggttgaggaatgaacggattcgtgcaatatttttgagttgaagtcggcaggaagtggaaagggcttggatatgtggtttgaaggagagatcagcgtcaaggataaccccgaggcagcgagcttgtgggactggggagagtgggcagccatttactgtaatggataggttcgttgggggggtcacgtgagatgggggaaagatgatgaattctgttttgtccatgttaagtttcagaaatttagcggagaagaaggatgaaatagtggacagacattgagggattctggttagtagggaggtgatatctggtccagagatgtagatctgtgtgtcatcagcatagaggtgatactgaaagccatgagattctatgagctgtcccaggccaaaggtgtaaatggagaagagcaggggcccaaggactgaaccttgtgggactccgacagagagggggcgaggtgaggaggtggtgtgtgagtgggagacgctgaatgtccggtctgttaggtatgatgagatccaggatagggccaagtctgtgatgccaagggatgagagggtctgtaataatagggaatggtccactgtgtcaaaggcagccgacaggtcgaggaggaggagaacagagtagtgtcgcttgctcttggcggttaaaaggtcagtggtgaccttagttagggcagtttcagtggaatggtgtggccggaagccagattgtaagcggtcaaagagggagcaagaagagagatgggaggacagttcaaggtagacgtgttgttccagtagttttgaggcataggggagaagtgatatagggcgatagctagatacagaggatgggtcaagagagggctttttgactcttaacatctgttaagagtcttcagaagttcttgggttttgctaatttttaccgtcgcttcattgctaatttttctggcgtggttaaacccttgacggatttgaccaagaagggttctgatgtgactaattggtctcctgcggccgtggaagcctttcgggagctgaagcgccggttttcttcggctccagttttgtgtcagcctgatgtctctcttccttttcaggtcgaggttgatgcttctgagattggagcaggggctgttttgtcgtagagaagctctgattgctctgtgatgaaaccttgtgctttcttttcaagaaagttttcgactgccgagcggaattatgatgttggtaatcgggagttgttggctatgaagtgggcatttgaggagtggcgacattggctcgagggagctaagcatcgtgtggtggtcttgactgatcacaaaaatctgatttatctggagtctgccaagcggctgaatcctagacaggctcgttggtcgttgtttttctcccgtttcgatttcgtggtctcgtacctgcctggttcgaagaacgtgaaggctgatgctctttctaggagttttttgcctgactctctgggagtttcagagccggctggtatcctcagagagggagtgattttgtctgccatttctccagatttgcgacgagtgctgcagaaatttcaggcggatagacctgaccgttgcccaccagatagactgtttgtcccagatagatggaccagcagagttatttccaaggttcattcttcggtgttggcaggccatcctgggatttttggtaccagagatttggtggctaggtccttctggtggccttccttgtcgcgggatgtgcgttcctttgtgcagtcctgtgggatttgtgctcgggcttagccttgctgttctcgtgccagcggtttgcttttgcctttgcctgtcccgaagaggccttgggtgcacatttccatggattttatttcggatcttccagtctctcagagaatgtctgtcatctgggtggtgtgtgatcgtttttccaaaatggtccatttggtgcccttgcctaagttgccttcctcctccgatttggttcctctattttttcagaatgtggttcgcttgcacggcatccctgaaaatattgtgtctgacagaggatcccagtttgtgtccagattttggcggatcttttgtgctaagatgggcattgatttgtctttttcgtcggccttccatcctcagacgaatggccaaaccgagtgaactaatcagaccttggaaacttatttaagatgttttgtttctgctgatcaggatgattgggtgacttttttgccattggccgagtttgcccttaataatcgggctagttctgctactttggtttcgccttttttctgcaattctggtttccatcctcatttttcctcgggtcaggttgagccttctgactgtcctggggtggattctgtggtggataggttgcagcagatttggaaccatgtggtggacaatttgaagttgtcacaggagaaggctcagcgctttgccaaccgccgtcgcggtgtgggtccccgacttcatgttggggatttggtatggctgtcttttcggtatgttcctatgaaggtctcctctcctaagttcaagcctcgattcatcggtccttataagattttggaaatccttaacccggtgtcatttcgtttggacctcccagcgtcgtttgccattcataacgtgttccataggtctttgttgcggaggtatgtggtgcctgtggttccttctgttgagcctcctgccccggtgctggttgagggcgaattggagtatgtggtggagaagatcttggattctcgtatttctagacggaggcttcagtatttagttaagtggaagggctatggtcaggaggataattcctgggttgtcgcctctgatgttcatgcggccgatttggatcatgccttccatgtggctcatcctgatcaccctgggggttttgatgagggttcggtgacccctcctcaaaaggggggtactgttgtgtactctgtttttgggctccctcttgtggtcacaagtggtactgtgtaagtgctgtctttgggctccctctggtggctctttgtgtctttctgcaggtctgaggcggatcagatgtctcgttatctgttagctggtttcctatttagctcacctgtcctccgtagtacatgcctgcacaaggtaagattgccttgtgcaggcatgcacTACGGaggagagaatgaacttcaatccaatattgcagccaacaTGCAGCCggcgggaaaggaaagggtgaatcaaacacccgaaaacctcaCCCCTATAGCTAAATATTGTtcactccaaattcaggtgacagtgtccctttaagtgtttttagctgtgtgttttgggtcattatcctcttgcaagacccatgacctgcgactgagaggaaacaaaattaggtctaaagaaacatttttgtgaaagaaaagtaaatgtttattttttccttccacattccattcattccagtgaagcacctgaagggttaataaacttcttgaatgtggttttgtgcaccttgaggggagcagtttttagaatggtgtcacttttggtattttctttcatatagacccctcaaagtgacttcaaatgtgagttggtccctaaaaaaaatggttttgtaaaatttgttgaaaaaatgaaaaattgctggtcatatttgaacccttataatttcctaacaaaaaaaaaatttggttaaaaaattgtgctaatgtaaagtagacatgttggaaatgttatttatcaactattttgtgcgatatgactctctaattttagggcataaaaaataaagtttaaaaattgctaagttttcaagattttcgccaaattttcatctttttttcacagataaaagcaAGTAATATTaaacaaattttatcactatcataaagtaaAGTATgtgacaagaaaacaatctcagaatcaccgggatctgtagaagtgttccagagttattacctcataaaatgaaagtggtcagaattgtgaaaattggcccagtcacgaaggcaaaaacaggcccaggcacgaaagggttaaaaaagtatCGGACAGGAGAACACCTAATTATTTGAGAGAGAAATTTAAGAGTGtgagtgctctgcagaacagttgcccgccttatTCCTCTGGTCACCGCACCGCTGCTTTctgtctgttttggtgctgctgATCAGTCCCCCTCAGCACtactggcctcgctctgcatgccagcttcccaggttgggtcactcACATTTTCATCCATCACCTCGTCTTTCACCCCCACACCttggtcctcctgactttgtgacaaCAAGATTTAGAGGGAACTGTGTATCATCATCATCTTCCTTCTTAGTGAAAATTTGCAGTTTCCCACTGTCATCTTCTTGTGctcgtggctgctctaagttttgtgcatcactaaacagcatgcacTACTGTCCCTCATGGcacatgcaggttgagaggccacaatcaagaaatgttctTATAAAGTGCTCCTCGGAGTGTCCTATTGTGATCACTAATCTCATGGGCTTCAACATGacggaaggaaggaggatcagggtgaggattaagtgatccagactgttggctggtgagGCTGGACCATtttgaagactgggtggtgctgtcaagcctgctggaagcattatctgctatccaacgcaccacctgtttgcactgctttGACTTCAGAATTGGTGTAATGTGCCACCTtgtaaagtgggacaggaacctttGTGTTATGAATGGGCGTGGTTATTATGCTTCATAAACAGATGTGGTcgcacctgccccacgtcctcAGCATCTGCGAGCACCATCATCAGAACTTCCACTTACCCCATCCTTACCGTAAGCTTTCTGAATTTTGTAATTGCTGGGTTCCTAGAAaccagatttatttaaaaaaaaaattagtcacCTGCTGCAGTCAAATTGTTTTTTGGGAGTTTAATACCACAGTAATGTaacgcaaaaaaaatggaaaagtggcTACAACATTACAGTGACacccaggaaatccctgcatgcttattggctgtttaACAGGTGCTAAACATATGGGGCAGGGATTCGAGTTTTACATGGAGCAGCACCCAATGCTCACCGAGTAATgagttcattattattattattatacatttttatagcgccatttattccatggcgctttacatgtgaaaacggggcaaatatagacaaatacaattaaacatgagcaaaaaaacaaggcacacaggtacagatggagggaggaccctgcccgcgagggctcacagtctgcaggggatgggggaggatacactaggagagggtagagctggttcagtaggttgaggatcactgcaggctgtaggcttgtcggaagaggtgagtcttcaggttctttttgaaggtttctatggtaggcgagagtctgatgtgttggggtagagcgttccagagtatgggggaagcacgggagaagtctgagTGATATTCGAGTATCACCAAGCATATTCACTAATCCCCTAATAGGCATGTCATTTCAAGAATAGAGCAGCCtatgtatattttatattttattttattactaacctgtttttcttttttcctttactGTGAATCTTTTTCAACTTTACAATGATGTCACTTATagctaaacattttttaaaaatacaataaTTGATTGGATTCAAAGATTCAAattgttaattatttattttaattttttcccccAAAGACAAGAGCAATGGAGACTCATAAGTCTGTAGCAGTAATATCTGCTGGGATTTATTCTGCATGGTATCTTGTCTTCTGATTCTGCATAAATATCCAAGGAAGCATCAAGGAGCCTCACTTGACTCTGGACATGGACCACTGTGTACCTGACATTTTCATTAAACCTTAGAGAACTGAGAGGAATGGGAAGAAATATTGATTGAAAATGAATTTCGGGAGCAAAGATATATTTAAGGTTAGAATCTTAAATTAAATTAATTTATATAATAAAGAAAAGCATTACTTTTAAAAGGCTGACATTTGTTAAGTTAATTTATTTGATAAAAAGACAATAGTCttcaatttttatattttcatgtaACACTGTAAATAAACGAagcataataatataataaaataaatgtataaaaaTGTTGATGAGAAATATGATAAACACAGCATGTGCAAGCGATAAGTTATAAAGATGGTTTGTTATTTTGATAGTTACATTTGGCAACATCTGTCAGTCTACTGGATCAGTTTCTCCATATAAATGACACGCAGTAGACTCCACTTTTGCTCTAATCACAGGAAAACAATCTGACTGTGAGCACAGAATTTTATCTCTTAGGATTTCAAGTCAGTCAAGGATTTAgaattttactgttctgtcttctctTCGTCATTTACTGTGGGacaatatgtgggaatctcctgatCATCATCCTGGTGTCCACCAGCAAGAACCTCCACACTCCAATGTACTTCTTCATCTCACAACTGTCCATCAATGACATCTTGTTACCCACAGATATTGTCCCCAACGTGCTCCATATCCTACTGAACAATGGAGGAACGATTACTTTTAACAACTGCATTTTTCAATTTTATGTTTTTGGTGCCTCAGAAACTTTAGAATGTCTTCTTCTGACAGTGATGTCTTATGACAGATACGTGGCCATCTGTAATCCCCTACGTTATACCTCTATAATGACAGGTGGACATTGCATGATACTGACTGTCATCTGTTGGATGTTTGGATGGTTTATAGTTTTAATTGACATCATGGAAGTAGCaaagttaaatttttgtggacAAAATATCATTGACCATTTATTCTGTGATATTGTTCCTTTGATAGGACTTGCCTGTTCTGACACCTTCATTATTCACTTAGAGATGTATTTACTGTGTATTCCAATATTAATAATTCCAACTACAATCATTATAATATCTTATACCAATATAGTTTTAACAGTCTTAAAGATCTCATCCAGCACCGGTAGacagaaagccttctccacctgtagcTCCCACCTCATTGTGGTCTCCATATATTACTGGACAATGTTCATAGTTTATATAGT
Encoded here:
- the LOC143774698 gene encoding olfactory receptor 5G9-like; translation: MTEGRRIRENNLTVSTEFYLLGFQVSQGFRILLFCLLFVIYCGTICGNLLIIILVSTSKNLHTPMYFFISQLSINDILLPTDIVPNVLHILLNNGGTITFNNCIFQFYVFGASETLECLLLTVMSYDRYVAICNPLRYTSIMTGGHCMILTVICWMFGWFIVLIDIMEVAKLNFCGQNIIDHLFCDIVPLIGLACSDTFIIHLEMYLLCIPILIIPTTIIIISYTNIVLTVLKISSSTGRQKAFSTCSSHLIVVSIYYWTMFIVYIVPTKGQTLTTSKILSLLYTVFTPLINPIIYSLRNADIRKAVQKTVDFA